The genomic segment TTATGTCAAAAGTTTTAAACATCTATTCCCCCGTCACAAGGCCGTAATTGTTTACGTCAGACATCTATCATCGACCACTGTTTATCCGCGAGCCTAACGGTGCCATCAACCAGGCTTACACCAGAACACGCCACGTGAGCAGAATCCACCGGCCGGAGTCAGTGAAAGGGTTCTTCTAACATACCTTGATTCTGAAGTCATACTTGTTAAAACGTGAATTATACCTACAACAGAGATGTGTCCTGCTAAAACCGAGGAGTATTGCTTTGTAGCTAGACTGTGACTTGTTGTTTGCCCAGTGTGGTCTTTAAACTGATGTTTGGGTTCGGGGTTGCTGTGACAAACGGCTTCGGAGAGAGACGGTGACCGCCGAATGACCCCGAGTTTTCTTTACTTTGTGTTTTTAATTCAATCCTCGTCGCCCTGGTACACAGAGTTCATACGGTGTTCGTCGCCCTGGTACCCAGAGTTCATACGGTGTTCGTCGCCCTGGTACCCAGAGTTCAGACGGTGTTACTGCTAGTGTGGGGGAACGTACAGTGGTTCCAATGGCCTCGTGTAGGCTAAAGAAAGAAAGATGAGAATATCGGATAGGCCTCATATAGACAGACGGATATGAAACTCCAGGCAAAAACGACACATGTTGGTAGCCTATAGCCTACGGCTGGGTTATTTTGGTAAatattctgtattttgaattCAATTGCATACAGACCTAGTCTATATATCATAAACTGACATAGATATGGATAATAGCATGCATCATAGAACTGCTGTAGAGCAGTTGCTAAAGATAGCCTACGTTGACTATAGTAGTGAAACTCAAACCATAGTAATATCTGATTGGTCGTCCTAATATTGTAATATTATTGCATGAAAATACATTTACAATTTAACCATGGACCAATTTTGAAGCATTAAGATTATCGAATGAATGTTGCAAGAACAACGTTTTATTTGAAATAGTATTGGAAATTATATTTTCTGTTTTGGCCATTTATTTTGGATAAAACTCGAACATTATAGtataaatgtaatttattttgaGATTCAAATTGTTAAACtacaagtaaataaataaaaccgtGTTTGTGGACTAATACACGCCTATATACTCTGGCACAATTAGGTGGACATGCTTAACAATCACATACCTGTATTTTCCAATAGGCCTGTGTTAATACGTGTCGTTAATTCCCTGTGCTTTTAACAAGTCTACACAAGTAATCTCATTAATGATTTCATAAGCACGACCCTGCACGATGACGCAAACGATATAGAGACGCCAGCTCTCTATCCTCATGGCAAACAGAAAATATAATACCAACGGTCATTTTGGAGAAATGAAACCAAAACAAGGACCTAGGTTTATTTTAAAAGAATATCGGACAGATTTGTGGAATTAAATATTATAGAAAATGATCTCTTAAAATGAATACATTGTGATCAATTGACTTTACTGAAAATGATCTTGCATATTTATAttatttcaaataaaatattTGAAGCAAggaaaataattgtattttaaatCATGTGAAAAATGAGCTGATTTTGGATATGCTACAGGCTCGACATTGGTGTAACATGTTATCGTAATGTAACATTCAAATAGGCTATTCACAATGTTCagtgaaaacaaatgtcatgttagCGGGTCAGATTTTGAGTAGAGAAAACGTCAAGTTAATTAACTGACTATTGGGAACTTCTGATCACATACGGACCATTGTATGTCAAATTTAAGGAGAATTGTGTATACGGAAGTAGCCTATATGTATATCTAAATAACATATATATTTAAACTGTGTATACAGCCTAGGGCCTAAAACAACTGGTAGGCAGGCCTATGTTTGAAAGTGGCTAGACGACCGACAAACATGACTGGCCTGGTATATCAACCAACACAAATACCAAATCCCTGATGAACATCGTTGTTTATATGTATGACTATTTATACAGAAAGACCCCTAGTATTCAGGAATGACGGTGTCTTTTAGGATTTTACCCTCACAAAAAAGTAAAATGGGACAACAAGATGTCAATGTCTAATCAAACAATCCTTATTTTTTTGTCCAAAACTGATCAGATGGTCCTATTATTTCAAACCAATAAGGAGATTTGTCTATCATTAGAAATAACTTAACGTTTCCCAAACTCTCCACGGAAATAAAACATCAGCATCACTTACGTTGCTAGTCCAATCGGTTTCCGCAATCTCCTGGGAGCTCGAGCTACCGGTCCCTGCAGCCTGGCGAGGCCTAGCCACAATAGCAGCTCTCTCAGGTGGATCCAAGGTAAAGGTGAACGTCGGTCATTAATCATGACTCGATTTCAACCTCGAGTTCTTCCTTTTATGGTAGGATCGACTCGCACCCTGCACACGAGGAATTACAACATTAAAAGAAAGAGAATGTATGGCAGCTAGCAGACATGTTTTGCCTGAAAAACGTAACGTGAAGTGTTCAGAATAAGTAACAGTTCTTTAAAGACAAATCTGTCGTTTTAGACCAGTGTGTAAACTTACTGTTTTGTGGCAGCTTGAAACTCATCCAATTCATACCAATATTTGGCTTTGCCACTTTCTAACAGCAACTAACCAAATACTCATGGTTGCAatccaaatataaaatataaaagaaAAAGTGGTTAATGGAACTGTGGGTGTGTTCGGTGTGAGAGTGGTGAGGAAGGTGAATTGACATACTGTTTAGGTTTATTTTCATATATTTATTTTCCTCTATTGAAATGAGGAACAATAAAGGTGTAAGTACCAGCCCACATGTATCCAAATAATACACACTAAACCCAGTTAACATTTGAAAATATACAGGCCCGCTGTATTTGTATGATTGTTTGATTCAACATCGCTTATGGGAGATGAAGCACAAGTAGTCCTACCGCAGTCCTTTGTTGttgaaacagtgtgtgtgtgtgtgtgtgtgtgtgtgtgtgtgtgtgtgtgtgtgtgtgtgtgtgtgtgtgtgtgtgtgtgtgtgtgtgtgtgtgtgtgtgtgtgtgtgtgtgtgtgtgctcctgacTTCATTGCTGACTTTATACTCTCCAGTCATTATGACAGACACGCATCTTCCCGTATGACACCTTACAAGTAACGCATTAACATATTGACATGTCTCTGTATTTATTGGACATAAGCCTACATCTATCTAATAAATCAATGGACATAAGCCTACATCTGTCCTCTATTTGTCCTTCTCAATGTGGACAGGGGATCCGAAAGCGCATGACTCCCATCGCACACGGTTGGTACTTAACACGTCTTCTGGCACATTGCAATATTTGTACCTGTACCTTGTGTACTCCCGCAGCCAAGTCACTGCCCATATTCATCCGTTGATCTGCAGCATCCTTTCTGACGGATCCTTTCCCAGCCTTATGCCGTCAGGGGGAGATGCCACACATATCTGGTACCTTGAGGAGCCTGACAGACACACCGGAAATGACAGGCTCATCCTTGTCAATATCCTCCTCTCGATGTTTTAATCAATGACCTTTTTCTGTCCCTTCAATAAGCCAGCAGCTCGATAAGGTTGTCATCGCGAATGCCACTGACGTCTGCGCTCTCATCACCTCCGTGGAAAAACATGCCTTTATTATGCCAATAATGCTTTAACCCATGGGACGGGAGTGCGCACGGCTGCATGCACTGAGAGCGTGTAAACTGGAACACGTAAAGCCCTATGCTGGAGAGATAATGACGTTGGACTTTGGACATGAGAAACCTTAAGTTATTGTATTGTAGTCGATTATTATAGTCGGGTCATTCTCAGAGGCCTGTATACAGCTACACTTGCAATGCTATCATATAAGAATAACACTATTGTAGTAGCATCTAGGGGGATAGGGGTCATGTCTTCCACTTTCCATGGGTGTCCTTTGACAGAAATGGGCTCTGTTCCATTTTGATGAGAGATCCGAATTTGAATGCTTGGTAATGCATGGCGAGAAAAAAGGCCTATGATCATCATTTTAGCCACAATAAACATACATCCAGAAAATGTCGTAGAGGCAAAAGCACTTTAATACACATATTTTGACCCGTAAACATCGCGCTGAAAAACCCTTTACATGTGCTCTGCTCGAATAAATAGTAACAGACAAGCCTTATAAGACATAAGTCATCATAGGTCTCCAAACTGATAAAACTCAGTGTCCAATCAAGTATAGGCTACACGAAAGCTTGGCGTATCATGCAAACCTCACACAATACATTCAGATTGACACTCGCGACACTAGGATAGTACAAACACAGGCCGGAAACACAGGTTTGAAAATGATTCGGGAGGTATTCTAAGAATGTGCCAACAGTGATTCCACACGTAAGAGTTCTCCTGGCTGATTGACGTAAAACACAACTCCTAGTGCAAACAGTCTGTCAAAGTAGTGCTGCACTGTCTAATGAATCAATCTGGCACACATGAGGTATTTGTTTCGTTGTGCAGCTTGTGTAGGCTATAAATCCAGCTCGTTGTGGGGCAATGGTACACTCTGCAGCATTTGACTTGGGAAAGTATCCCATGTGCTCTATGATTACTCTACACATGAATGTACAATTGGAATAGAAATCTGacagatttgaactcacaactcCATAAACTGGTCAGATATGTTACCCTGTTTAAACCACAAATTACAACACACCATAGATGAACCACGTAGCCAGGACAATAGCCCAATCTCAATGTCTCAAAATCCACCAAgtagtgcatacattttaatatttaccTTGTTCAAATTAATTTAACCTATCCGAGTTAGGACTTGTATATTATATTTACTATATGTTGACCGTTGCCACACGGCAAGGGTTCTTTAGCTGGAGGAGTATGGGTCAACCTCAGAGGACACCGTTGAAGAGGCTGGAGACGGGGTGGAGGGAGCGGAGAGGGACCTCTCAGATCCGCCTGCTTTTTCCGGGCAGCTATCCCTCGGGTCTGACACTGCGGCATTGGTGGGCAGCAGGCATTCCTTCTCGCGCTTCTTCTGTTTCATCCTGCGGTTCTGGAACCAGATTTTGACCTGAGTCTCGTTCAACTGAAGCGCTGCCGCGATCTCCACGCGCCGCGCGCGGGTCAAATACTTGTTGAAGTGGAACTCCTTCTCAAGCTCGGTGAGTTGTTTGGTGGTGAAGTTGGTCCGGACGGTGTTGGACTGCCCCCCATAGCCATACTCCCCTGATCTGCCTGTAGAGGAATGAAGGGAGAACATGAGGGCTACCTGGAGATCAGGACTAAATAAAGACCAAGGAAGTTGATCCTTAGAAATCGTGTGCCATGTACACATGTTTGGACAGGTACTGTCATTTTTACGCACAATGGTTTAAATGCACCTTTTTGATCGCCAGAAGTTAACATAACTAAAAGTAGTTCAAATGTATATGTTCAAATGCACAACAATGTAAACATTGCCACAATTACTTTGTGACATATTAATTTTCACGCATTCAACCTTTCATGCATGCTCAAATCACTTATGATGACATCAGTGGAATGTTTCGTTACTTTGTATTCAATATTTTACGAAAGGCAAACAGTTCATCATCTTTTTCACAGTCAAATACACGCGTCATGCGTGGGTATTAGATGCCTGCTTAGATGTCTACTTTCTCCAACACCCAAAAATGTTCCATGCATTCCAGATTTCACACCCAAGACAAACCAGACACCATACCTATAGCTTACCAGGCCTACAACTCAGGCTTACAACTGGTAATTACATATGGCCCAACACTTCAAAACACGTCCTAAAGGAGAGTTTGGCCAACTTGATAGCTGAATACCACAGAACTGAATGTCATGTTGTTGCATGTAAGAAGCGTTCCATAATGTCACTCATCATGCGTAATTTGGATACGATCTACGTGGCGTCAGAATGGTTGCCATGACATTGTGGTGTTGTGTCAGCGCATCATTGTGAAATCATATCTATTTGAAACTGCAATGGCCAAACCCTCATCCTCCACTATGCACTTGGATTACTTCCTCCAAAATCTGTCTTGACTACACCTGTTCCAATAATAACAGACGGCCAATCGACTCACACTCTACATTTGGGTTTATGAGAGGTGCATTCATCTGTCAACTTATGCATGGTACGGCACCCACCTGTCTTGGGCGGGTTCCTCTTCACTTTCATCCAATCGAAGGTCTGTGCGTTGGAGGCGCTCTCGGAGGACAGGGGCGAGCAGCACGAGTCAAGGTGGGCCGCGTGCAGGGGTGACAGCGGGTTTGAACACCCAGAGAAAGGAGGCAGGTTCGCCTGCTCGTGCCCGCCACCATAGGTGGCGTGAGCGTACTGGAGCTGACCCAGGGGCGCTCCCCCGTAACCTTGGCGATGCTGCGGTACCATGGACGAGGAAATGTTGCCGGAGTACATTAATGGGGCGCATTGGGGGAAACCCGTGGCCgactccacttcctggttcagtGCGTAATGGTTGTAGGTGGCACAGAAGCCCTGGGGTCCATAGCCTGAGCCGCAGGCAGGATGGGCCCCATAGGCTAAACCCAGAGAGCCAGTAGGAGTCTGGTAGGACCCCGTTTGGTGAGGGATGCCATCCGGGGAAGACCTATTGGGCATGAAGCGCTCATCCGCCCCACAGTTGTTCACGGTGACTGCACAGGACTGGAATGTAGTAATTCCGTGGTCGGAGTGGAAAGCCCTGACTGAGCAGGACCCGCCGTCGCCGCTCATCACAGAGTAATCTAAGAAGCTGCTCATTGTAGCATTGTCTCAGCGGGACTGAGACCGTCCACAAAAGGCCCGGTCTTCTGATGAATCTCTCCTTGTCTCACCCTGGGTGACCGTGCCACCTTACCGGTTCCCTGCCTTATCAGATAAGGGAGGGGGCAACACAGGGCGATGTCAATGAAACGGCGGGTGGTCACGTGGACCGGGTCAGCCAGTGAGCTGCTTGGCCCTGTCCCCTTAGCTGTGACAGATTGGTGTCTGAGTGGGTATTTAAATTCCGAGCGCTCGTCGATCAAGGTGACGTGCTTCTGCACTAATGTATTGGCGGAGCAAACAATGAGCCCGGAGGCAGACACCGCGGACAGCGCTCAGGTCGCATGTAGAGCGGGGAACAGCAAATACGGCATCCACTCTATAGCCTGCTCAGTTCGGATGGCTGTCTGGAGAATAGTTACAGGCTATCCCAAGACCCTCCAGGAAAATGACTTACTCTGTTTCTTCAGTATGCACGAGGTAAGGTGGCTTTTCAAGATGAACAGGGGGGATATGGAAATATAACTGAAtgaagagagaggtagatagagagagagagagagagagagagagagagagagagagagagatgagactgtGTTAACATCATCAGCTGGTTGGCATGGAGACGTGAGTCTGGTACACCCGTCCCTCTCAACTGCAACTTACCATAACCGTGGGCCTATTCAAAAGGATTCAACGTGCATTATGTTATTTGACTAGATCGGGGTCTGTATACATCACTTATGTATCAAGGACTTCCCCGTGGTTTGACCTCATCTCTGCGTTGATAGAGGGACAGAGGCATTGTAGGGTTTAGATTTCTTTGAGGCAGGCTAGCTGAGCCACACGACGATATTTGAAGACCACAGAGTCGACCCATCACAAAGAATCCTAGTGACACAGTATTAATAGTGTTGCTCCAAAGGCCAGTCTACAGTGTAGGGTCCTCTCATGATCAAGTGATCAGCTGATGTAATAATGGGAGGTCTGTGTTGTACGGCTCCTACAGCCTGAggagaaactgctgcttgatcatCCTGTTATGAGACCGTTTGACAAATGAATGGTGATGAAATATACTGTTGCAGAGAAAGGGTCACATATAGGGTGACTGGTGCTCCCAGTCCTGGTGCTCCCAGTCCTGGTGCTCCCAGTCCTGGTGCTCCCAGTCCTGGTGCTCCCAGTCCCGGTGCTCCCAGTCCCGGTGCTCCCAGTCCCGGTGCTCCCAGTCCCGGTGCGCCCAGTCCCGGTGCTCCCAGTCCCGGTGCTAAGCTCTCTCAATTGAATGCAAACGGATtaattggtatgggaaacatgtttacattgccaaagcaagtggaatagATAACAAACAGAAGTGAAACAAACAATCAGAAATTAATAGTAAACATTTCACTCACAAAAGATTCAAAAGAATGGAGAGATGTCAAAGGTTATATTACTGGTAATGGACAGTGTTGTCACAATATACACATAGTTAAAGTAGGGGGTTGTTCTTCAATGGTTGCCCTTTGCTTGTGGCAGCAGGTCACACATATTTCTGCTGtgatgcacactgtggtattttaccTAGTATATATGGGCGTTTATCCAAAttagatttgttttcaaattctttgtgggtctgtgtaatctgagggaattatggtcatacatttgacacGAGGTTAGGATGTGCAGCtcggtttccacctcattttgtgggcagtgggcacatagcttctctctctctttctctctctctctctctctctctctcacacacacacacacacacacacacacacacacacacacacacacacacacacacacacacacacacacacacacacagattcaaccCAAGCCATATAGGCTCCGTCATAGTCACAAAGTGTTTTTATATAACGTCACAAAGACATGTGACATAATGTCTCAAAATCAGAGGCAAGCGGAACTGTATGATCattgttattgcacacagaaagacacacacggGCACATATCACACTCACACATtagcaaagacagagagaggacgagGGTAGagtgagaagaggggagaggggtttGCGCCCCTACTGGTTGATAAGAGGACTGTATGGCCTAGTGTTGGTCATTCTTACAACAGCCTCTTTTCCTTCTCAGCAGTATTTCCCCCTCGGTAGTGGATTAGCTCACATTGAGCTTCTACAGCATAACCCATATGAATGCAGATAGGGCCTATCTTACATTAAGAATAACAACGGACTGGCACTACAAGACTCAAGTCTAAGAAATGCAAGAATGTATCACACTCCTTCCTTACTCTTCGATTTTCTCccttcatcatctctctctctctacatctctctctctctctacacagccTAGTCCCTAGTGCGTGGGCGCAGCATTGAATCTCTTCCCCAGGCCATGGACGTTCCAGAATACGCTTTGTGGGAACATGGAATGGGGAGAGAAAAGGCGCATTGTTTCGGAATGATTTCGTTACCAGCCTTTGGAAAGGAAAGCCCAAGTTGGACCAGAGTTGTATAGCCTCGGTTTATATAGCAGCTTTCCTCTTCGCGTATGTGCATAGCCTATACGCGCCCACTGACAGTTTGTTTTTAGGAAGTTAAATATTGGCTAAACGTCACTCCAGTTAAATGTAATAAGGCTATGCACTTTACTTTGCAATGATACGTTTTATGATCGACCCATGCTATGTAGCAACCGGTGGTTAGTATGCCCACAAGCATAAGCATGTTGAGTGAAATAGCCCATTCCGAAATTATTACAGGAATGTAATAATTCTACCCAAATTTCATACAACTTGCACAGTGAAATGGGTAATACACACATTTCTCCAAGACTGTGGAGAAATATATTTCTGCAAGAACAAAACACATTTATAGCCGAAAGCCATTTTGCCCTAATAGATTATTCTTATGAAAATCTCAATTTAACCAAATGCATTTCTTGGCATAGGCCTACACTGTTCCCGAATCATTAAACGCATTAGAGCTATTTTtagaaaatataaaacatttaaaatgaatACTAATGTATAGGCCTGCAGCAGCCTGTTCTGAATTAGGCTGCTTATAGCACGAGGGGTGAGATTCTTCTGCTGCCCGCTGCCCTGCACGCTTGGAGAGCCCGCGCGCTGTATTTGAACAGCTATAAAAATGAATTATTACCAAAAGCCTACAAAGCTTCCGCGTTTTTGGCTTCGAATTGCGAATCCCATCCAAAAACATTATATTTGTGCGTTATACATCACAATTGGTCTCTTTGATGCCATTCTTATTAATGACGGGGTTTGATTTATGAGCTCGAAAAACATGGCTCGAGCATTTGCCTCCCATGCACCCA from the Salmo trutta chromosome 36, fSalTru1.1, whole genome shotgun sequence genome contains:
- the hoxa1a gene encoding homeobox protein Hox-A1a encodes the protein MSSFLDYSVMSGDGGSCSVRAFHSDHGITTFQSCAVTVNNCGADERFMPNRSSPDGIPHQTGSYQTPTGSLGLAYGAHPACGSGYGPQGFCATYNHYALNQEVESATGFPQCAPLMYSGNISSSMVPQHRQGYGGAPLGQLQYAHATYGGGHEQANLPPFSGCSNPLSPLHAAHLDSCCSPLSSESASNAQTFDWMKVKRNPPKTGRSGEYGYGGQSNTVRTNFTTKQLTELEKEFHFNKYLTRARRVEIAAALQLNETQVKIWFQNRRMKQKKREKECLLPTNAAVSDPRDSCPEKAGGSERSLSAPSTPSPASSTVSSEVDPYSSS